The nucleotide sequence AACAACCTCGGATTTTTTGTCCGGCAAGACTTCGGCTTCAAACTCTGAGATGCCAAGCTTCCGGGCCACCGCTTCGGCGGTGGCGCGGCTGTCACCGGTCAGCATGACGATGCGCAGACCCTCGGCCCTGAGATCACGGATCGCCTGTGGTGTGGATGGCTTAATTGGGTCCGCGATGCCGATTATGCCGGAGAGCCGCCCATCCACGGCGGCAAAGATTACGGTCTGGCCTTTGCGGCGGAGTTCATCGGCCTCTAGCTGCAGTGAACCGAGGCTAAGGCCCAAGCTTTGAAACAGCTTTTCATTTCCGGCAATCACGGTTTTGCCGTCGACCTTGCCACTGACGCCGCTGCCAGTCAGAGACTGAAATTCCGCAACGCTCGCAAGCGCAAGACCATTCTCCTTGGCGGCTGCCACGATGGCGGCTCCGAGCGGGTGCTCGCTTCCCTGCTCCAGGCTTGCCACCAGCCTCACCAACTCAGAGTCATTCTGTCCGGCGACAGGCGCCACCGCTTCGACGCTCGGCTTGCCGGCGGTCAGAGTTCCGGTTTTGTCGACGACCAGCGTATCCACCTTCTCGAAAATTTCCAGCGCTTCGGCGTTGCGGATGAGAACGCCGGTGTGCGCCCCTCGTCCGGTGCCGACCACGATAGCCATGGGCGTCGCCAGTCCGAGAGCACACGGGCAGGCGATGATGAGCACCGCCACGGCATTCACCAGCGCGTGCGCCAGACGCGGCTCGGGGCCGAATAGACTCCAGAGAATGAAGGTCAGGACCGCGATTGCGATGACAGCGGGCACGAACCACGTGGCTACCCGGTCCGCCACTCGTTGGATCGGGGCCCGGCTGCGTTGCGCCTTGCCTACCATTTGGACGATTTGCGCTAGTAAGGTCTCACTACCCACACGCTCGGCTCGCATCACGAACGAGCCCGTTCCATTCACTGTTGCGCCAATCACCCGGCTGCCGGCGGCTTTCTCGACCGGCATGGATTCACCGGTGATCATCGACTCATCGATGGCACTGGCGCCTTCCAGAACCACACCGTCCACCGGAACTTTCTCGCCCGGACGCACGCGCAGATGGTCTCCCAGTTTCACTTGATCAAGCGGGATGTCGTGCTCTGCACCGTCACGCAGGATGCGCGCAGTCTTCGGGCTCAGATCGAGCAAGGCACGAATCGCGGCTCCGGTGCGGGTGCGGGCGCGCAATTCGAGCACCTGTCCCAGAAGGACTAACGTCGTGATGGAAGCCGCTGCCTCAAAGTACACAGCGGGCGTGCCGTTCATCTCGCGAAACGATGGCGGAAAAATCCGCGGAAAGATGGTCGCGATCAGGCTGTACCCGTAGGCCACCCCCGTGCCCATCGCGATCAGCGTGAACATGTTGGTGGAACGGTTGACGATGGATGCCCAGCCTCGCTGGAAGAATGGCCAGCCTCCCCAAAGCACGACTGGCGTCGCCAGGAACAGTTCGATCCACGGCAACCAGCCGTTGGGAAGTGCGCGCTGGACCGGCATGCCGGGCAACATGTCAGCCATGGCGATGACCAGCAACGGGACGGTTAGCGCGACGCCGCCCCAAAAGCGCCGCGTCATGTCGCGTAGTTCCGGACTCTCTTCTTCCGCCGCCGCAGTGCGCGGTTCGAGTGCCATGCCGCAGCTCGGGCACGAGCCCGGCCCTGGCCGGACGATCTCGGGATGCATCGGGCAGGTGTACTCAATACGGGCGGTCGGTGCGGGCAGCTCGGGTTCAAGTGCCATGCCGCAACTGGGACACGGCCCGGACTTCGTCTCCCGGACTTCCGGACACATCGGGCAGATGTAGTTGCCGACGGGTGGTTGCGGGGCAGCTTTCGCCGGAGCCGCTGCAATGTGTGCTAACGGCGTGCCGGGCGCAGCGATCGGACGCGGCGCCAGATATGAGTTCGGGGTGGCGCGGAATTTCTCCAGGCAGTGAGCGCTGCAGAAATAGTACGCCTTGCCAGTGTGCTCCGATTTATACCGGGCTGTGCCCGGGTTGACATCCATGCCACAAACAGGGTCTTTGGTGTTGGCGTCGCCAGTTACGGAACTCTCGGGACTCGGCATTGCCAGCATGGTCAATCCTGCGGACGGAGCCTTTGCGCCGGGGTTGAGATATTTGTCAGGACTGGCTTTGAATTTCTCTTCGCAATGTCCACCGCAGAAATAATGGGTCTCCCCGGCGTGAGTGTGTACATGCTTCGCGGTAGCGGGGTTCACGGACATCCCACAGACCGGATCCTTCATGGCCTCGCTCAAATCGGCGCGATTGGTTGACATCATTTTTCCCCGATCCGTATGGTTGCACGCGAAAAAGTAGCGTGTCGTTTTTGTCGTCCGTTCCGTAACTCTGGATTGCATCAAGGCTAAACGGAACAACGCCCGATTCATGATTTCGAGCGAAAAGCCTTGGTCAGCACCGCCAAATCGTAGTCAAAAAGCTGGAAGTAGTCGGTGATTCCCTTTTCACCTCCCACCGAAGAAGGCAGGACCACCACCTTCGCCCCGGTCTTCCGAGCGATGTTATTCGGTGTCTTTAGCTCAAAGTAGGGCTCCACTAGAATGATCCCCACGTTCTGACTCTTCATGAGGTTGACGAGTTCGGATGCATGGTCCCGGCTGGGCGGGATGCCCGGCTGCGGCTCGATTTCGCCGACCGAGACAAGTTGGAAGTACTTCAGAAAATTGGACCACGACCGGTAATAGGTGACCACTTTGCATCCGCGGTAGGGACGCATTTCGGCGTTCCAGATTTCTTCTGCGTCCGAGAGCCGCTTGCTGAACACTCGAAAACGATCGTCAAAATAGGAAGCATCACTTGGCCGTAGCTCGCCTAGCTTGTGGGCAAGTGCTTGAGCGATCTTCCGACCGTTTTCCGGGTCGAGCCAATAATGGGGATTGCCGAAAGGCTGAATGCTTGGCGTGATAGGGCCGGATGGCATGTCGACAATCTCGGCATACTGCGAAGCGTCGAAATAGCCTGGAGCCCCTGGCTGAATTCGAGCGTTGCCGGACTGGCTGACCAGAGACGGTGTGTGATGGCTCCGCGTCAGCCAGCCGCTCTCCAGCTCCAGACCAACAATAATCAGGAGATCGGCCTTTCGCAATTTCAGCAGGTAGCTGGGCTTCGCTTGCACGAAGTGCGGGTGCTGATTACCGCGGACCAGGGATTGCACCTCGGCACGCTCACCCCCGACCTCCGCGGCAAGTGCCGCAAGGTCGGCGGTGGAGGCGAGGACCTTCAATTTGGAAGTGGCCTGCGCGAAGAGGGGACTTGCTGCCGCGCCGGCGAGCGACAAAGCCAGAAGCAACGTAAACCAAAGATGCCACTCAAGTATTCTTCTCATGCGCGCTCCTCTTTTTTCCAACCGCCCCGTGACGATGTCCGTTGCGATGCCAAGTCAAATACCGACTTGCATTCGCAGACGTCGTTGTCTTTGCTGTGCCTTCATTGGAGGCAATCTCCGTTATCAGAACGGATGAGCCCCGTGCGCTCCGATAGTAAAGAGGACCTGAAGCAAGAGTTCATTTGCGGTTTGCCCTTCAGCATAATGCGTACGGCGGAGCTGACCACGAATCTGGCTGAACTCGCTCGGCCAATAGGTCAAAACCAAGGAACCGCCACTGTCCTGCTGCAAGGCATTCTGGGCTCGCTCCGACCAATCGTAGCGACCGCCCGTGAACCACCTTCTCCCCAATTGATACTCGGCCGAGGCGAAGAAACCAAAGGCCCGCTGTGTTGCGGCCACTTGCTCGCGGTTGCTCCAGACTAGTTCCGTACGAGCTGCGAAGGAGTGTAGCCTGGGACCTCGCACGGGCTTCCAGCGGAGAGTCGCATCCATCGCGTAGAGCTGGGTAATGAAGTTGCTGCCCAAGTCGTTGTGCCCACGGGTGTAGGACCCTCCCAGTTCAATATTCGTTGACTCCGTCAGATCTCGATAGCCCCTGAGATGGCCGACTACACTGACATCCGTTCGGCGGCTGGAATGAAATAGACTGCCAGAGTCTCCCCGGAAGACCTCGCCGGTACCCTCCAAAAAGATCCCCTTCGGCGCAGGCAGGATTCGGCTGATGGAAATGCCTGTGTCCTTGATGCCCACATCAGCCTCCGTGAGTGAGCCACCCATCAGGTTGAATGCGACCAAAGGCCTGTCGACCCAGGGAAGGGTGTGATTATGAAAGGTGTTCACCCGTCCGAATGCGGCCCGCATCCTCCCGACTCTGGGAACAAAACCCCAAGGTACCGAAGTGAAAGTGACATAGCCTTCCTCCACTTCAATGTCGTTCTCCCCGATCGCCAGGAAGAAATCTGCCCGGGCGTACGGATCCACAATGGATTGGAGCGAGATCTCACTTTCCTGCAATGCGAGTGCGGGAAGCGGATTGATCGAGTTGTGACCCGCCGCCCCCACAAAATTGCCGATGATTCCGATATCAGGATTGAGTGCCTTGGCTGCGGCGCTGGCACCGCCGTATACCGGCAGCTGAGTGCTGCTGTCCGCCGGTGTTCCGGGCGGAGGAAGCTGCGGAGCCGGAGGGGCAGCGTTCATGGCAGATTGCGTCGGCCCTGCGGAGGCGCCCTTGAGAGCTTGTACCTCGGTTTCTAGTGCACGGACGCGCTCTAACAGCGCTTTGACTTCGGCACGTAGGTCATCTGAGCCGGTCTGCGCTGCGGCGTCCACCGAATGCAGGAAGACCAGCGCTACTGCGAACATGATTACCACTGAGCGCTTCGGGCAAAGGAACCGTCGCGTCACTTTCATGGTTTCCACCTTCCTTGGCAGTTGCGGTTAATGTTTGGGAGCCAACCACCCTGCGGTTAGGGGCGGCTCTGTGAATCTCTCGAATCACCGTCTTTTTGAAGTGTGCCCTTGGCTGAACTGCTGAACATCTCGAACCCTTTTGTGATTGCATCGGGGCGCACTACAACGTTGTTGTTCTCCACCGAGAACGGGACGGGGACTGCAACACAACTCTTGTCGGCGGTCATGCGCTCGTTCCGATCGCCAATGCGCATCGCACTTTGGCATTGTCCACAGATCAGGTTCCCCTCTTTTAAGTGGTGCTGTTTACGGAACGAATAGCAGGTGGTACAAGAGGCAAATGCCGCTCGAACCACCCCCTTGGAGTCCCGGTTCACAAGCAGTTTGGACCGCTCCGAAGATCTGATCGGGTAGGTGAAGAAGCGGGTCTGGCCCGGCTGGAGCTGCGCCAGGTCGTATAGGAAATTCTCTCCTGCTTCGAGCACGATCTCGGGTAAATGGTCTGACGCGGTCGCCTTTCTTTCCTGGGAGATTGCAAACCATGCCGCGGCTCCCCACACCGCCAGCAAAAATCCAGCGATCAATCCCCAGACGCGCCAGCCTTGGCGGGTGAGTGCCTCTACCCGCTTTCGTCTCCGTCCTAACACGTGATGCCGTGAACGCCACATCTAAGTTCTCCGGAGAGCAGCGACCTGCCCTCGGTGTCCTTTCTCCAACATCACCAGGGACCCGAATACCGGATCCTTGAATTGCGCCTGGTGCAATCCATTTACGCGCAAATAGGCTTCGACGAGGGCCACTACCGCTCACGCCGGCGATGCCTTACGGAAGCTCCATTGGCGTTCGCAGGCTCCGAGCTCTGACAGATGCTCTTTCATTTCCTTGAGGCAGCGCGTTTCACATTGGTCTACAGGTTGGTCAAAACCTCGGCGGTGAACAATCTTCACGCTCAGAGTGACATCGGGACGGCTGCCGCGTACTGCCGAATAGCGAAGTGCCTGCTCATACGGCCCGATCTCGTACATCGAAGGCCGCTCGTCCTTTGGAAGAATCCAATCGGATATGGCATGCAGAGCGGCATAAACATGCCGGCACGCGGGACCACCAGGGCCGACGTGATCAATGTCAGGCTCGGGAGTACCAGAAAGCTCCAGTTCAAACCCCACCTGTTGCTGTTTGCCGCCAACCATCAAGGATTCCGGCCACACTTCCCAGCAGACCTTGTACCGCTTGACGAGATCAACCAAAGTCTGCGATTCATCATTTAGCGAACCGCCGGCCGGCGATTGTTGTTCTGTGTAAATCATGAAAGCCCCCATCCCTTCTCGATTGCCGCGCCTCTGGCGTTTTCTTGCGGACTCCTAGTTGGCCAAGTCCTTCCTTCTCCTGGGCCCGGCAAGCAATGCAAACCTTCCAATAACTTCCACGCATTCAAGTCCGACGAGGCAAACGCCGCACCGGATTGCCCTGGCTCGGGTTCTCTCCGAATCCCCTCACGCCACTGCTGTGTCCCAAGACTCCATTGGCGTTCGCCGACCCCGAGTTTTAACAAAAGTTCTTTCGTTTCGCGGAGAACGCGCATTTCACACCGACCTACCGCCTGGTCAAAACCGCTCAGCTGAACGACTTTCACCTTCAGAGCGAGATCGATCTTCACGGTGAGGGTCGCGCTGGAGCCGCTGCCGCGCACTGCCGAGTAGCGGAGGGCCGCTGCATATGGCCCTATCTGGTACATCGAAGGCTGCGCTTGCTTAGGGAGGACCCACTCGGTCACGGAATGAAGTGCACTGTAGATCAGCTGGCACGTTGGACACCCTCGCCCGATGTGCTGTGTTGCCGACTCGTGAGTTCCCGAGAGTTCAAGGTCAAATCCGGCCTGCCTTTCTTGCCCGTCGATCATCAAATATTCCCGCCACACTTCCGAGCAGACCGTGTACTGCCTCACAAGATCAACCAAAACCGGCGGTCGTTGTTCGGTGTAAGTCATTACCATCTCCCTCTCACCTGGACTCATGTCTGCTTCGAATTCCTCGACGGGAAGTTCTCCTTCGATTTGCCCGATATTGGCCACGAAGCCTTGAGGTCCTCATGGGTAAACATCTTGCTGATCCATCCCCACGAGTTCCACTTCGCTTGGCAACTGGCCCTCTGTTTGTATGGGCTTCGTACCGTCTCGGCGTGACGCACAACAACCCATCAGAGAACCATCCCTGATTTCCAGCACCCGGTCG is from Acidobacteriota bacterium and encodes:
- a CDS encoding heavy metal translocating P-type ATPase, whose translation is MKDPVCGMSVNPATAKHVHTHAGETHYFCGGHCEEKFKASPDKYLNPGAKAPSAGLTMLAMPSPESSVTGDANTKDPVCGMDVNPGTARYKSEHTGKAYYFCSAHCLEKFRATPNSYLAPRPIAAPGTPLAHIAAAPAKAAPQPPVGNYICPMCPEVRETKSGPCPSCGMALEPELPAPTARIEYTCPMHPEIVRPGPGSCPSCGMALEPRTAAAEEESPELRDMTRRFWGGVALTVPLLVIAMADMLPGMPVQRALPNGWLPWIELFLATPVVLWGGWPFFQRGWASIVNRSTNMFTLIAMGTGVAYGYSLIATIFPRIFPPSFREMNGTPAVYFEAAASITTLVLLGQVLELRARTRTGAAIRALLDLSPKTARILRDGAEHDIPLDQVKLGDHLRVRPGEKVPVDGVVLEGASAIDESMITGESMPVEKAAGSRVIGATVNGTGSFVMRAERVGSETLLAQIVQMVGKAQRSRAPIQRVADRVATWFVPAVIAIAVLTFILWSLFGPEPRLAHALVNAVAVLIIACPCALGLATPMAIVVGTGRGAHTGVLIRNAEALEIFEKVDTLVVDKTGTLTAGKPSVEAVAPVAGQNDSELVRLVASLEQGSEHPLGAAIVAAAKENGLALASVAEFQSLTGSGVSGKVDGKTVIAGNEKLFQSLGLSLGSLQLEADELRRKGQTVIFAAVDGRLSGIIGIADPIKPSTPQAIRDLRAEGLRIVMLTGDSRATAEAVARKLGISEFEAEVLPDKKSEVVQRLQKEGRIVAMAGDGINDAPALAQADVGIAMGTGTDIAMESGGVTLVKGDLAGIVRARKLSRATMRNIRQNLFFAFIYNSVGLPIAAGVLYPFFGILLSPILAAAAMSLSSVSVITNSLRLRNVHL
- a CDS encoding zinc ABC transporter substrate-binding protein: MRRILEWHLWFTLLLALSLAGAAASPLFAQATSKLKVLASTADLAALAAEVGGERAEVQSLVRGNQHPHFVQAKPSYLLKLRKADLLIIVGLELESGWLTRSHHTPSLVSQSGNARIQPGAPGYFDASQYAEIVDMPSGPITPSIQPFGNPHYWLDPENGRKIAQALAHKLGELRPSDASYFDDRFRVFSKRLSDAEEIWNAEMRPYRGCKVVTYYRSWSNFLKYFQLVSVGEIEPQPGIPPSRDHASELVNLMKSQNVGIILVEPYFELKTPNNIARKTGAKVVVLPSSVGGEKGITDYFQLFDYDLAVLTKAFRSKS
- a CDS encoding DUF2318 domain-containing protein, with product MIAGFLLAVWGAAAWFAISQERKATASDHLPEIVLEAGENFLYDLAQLQPGQTRFFTYPIRSSERSKLLVNRDSKGVVRAAFASCTTCYSFRKQHHLKEGNLICGQCQSAMRIGDRNERMTADKSCVAVPVPFSVENNNVVVRPDAITKGFEMFSSSAKGTLQKDGDSRDSQSRP